TGGGTGAGGGAGCTAAAAGCATTTACCAGCGTTTTAAGAAAGTTATTCGATATGCGATTGACCACGATGTAATGTTGAAAGACCCATGCAAAAGTGTTACCTGCAAAGTGGATAGCCAAATGCTTCGGAAAGATGTTCTTTCTCCCGAAGAAATACAAAAGCTGGCGGCTTGCCATTATGACAACGAGAACCCGAATGTCAGACGGGCTTTTATCTTCTGCCTATACTGCGGTCTGCGCTTCTGTGATGTAAAAGACCTGACCTATAAGAATGTGGATTATGGTAATCGGTTATTGAAGTTTGAGCAAAGCAAAACAAAGGGACATTCAGCCAGTAGCGGTGTGGTTATTCCTCTGAATGACGGTCTATTGTCTATCATTGGCGAAGCCCCGGCAGACAAAAACTGTTTGATATTCGATTTGCCTACTTACGAAAGCTGCTGTAAATCAGTAAAGCGTTGGGTAAAGAGAGCCGGGATAGACAAACATATAAGCTGGCATTGTGCCCGGCACTCGTTTGCCGTGAACATTCTGAACAATGGGGCAAATATAAAAACCGTAGCCAGCCTTTTAGGACATAGCGGATTGAAGCATACGGAGAAGTACACCCGTGCGGTGGATAAATTGAAAGAGGAAGCAATAAACAGCTTACCCGAACTAAAGTTTTAACCATAAAAGACTTATCTTTGTAACTATGAACTTTGAAGCATTAGTAAAACATATCAGCACGATACAGAACACGTTGCAGGCACAAGCCGCACATGCTGTAAACCTTGCCCTTACTTCCCGTAACTGGCTTATGGGTTGCTATATCGTAGAATTTGAGCAGAACGGAGAAGACCGTGCCGCCTACGGTGAACAACTGTTGAAGAAGCTGGAACAACGACTGAAAACAAAAGGGCTGAATGAACGTAGATTCCGTGAATTTAGGCGGTTGTATCTTGTTTATCCACAACTAAAAAAACCTGTTACACAATACATTGCATCACAAATTCAAATTCGGCAGTCATTGACCGCCGAATTCACTGAACCAATTCGGCGGTTGATGACCGCCGAATCTGAAAGTGGAGTTTGGAAACTATCAACAGAATACCCACAAACCGAAACATGGATGATT
The Bacteroides caecimuris DNA segment above includes these coding regions:
- a CDS encoding site-specific integrase produces the protein MAKLENKTKENPKLEQNKLSDGRISLYLEYYLGREEKPVLDENGNQVYYDSGKMQGKPKFAVKHNRRKENLSLYLIDKPRTPAERQQNKETLELATKIRAEREQEFKESMLGYRLKKDRTVNFLDYFQAYINSYTKKDIRMVQIALSRFKDFLKEQYPMNEFSIKPELITKEMMEQFVAYLQSRSVGEGAKSIYQRFKKVIRYAIDHDVMLKDPCKSVTCKVDSQMLRKDVLSPEEIQKLAACHYDNENPNVRRAFIFCLYCGLRFCDVKDLTYKNVDYGNRLLKFEQSKTKGHSASSGVVIPLNDGLLSIIGEAPADKNCLIFDLPTYESCCKSVKRWVKRAGIDKHISWHCARHSFAVNILNNGANIKTVASLLGHSGLKHTEKYTRAVDKLKEEAINSLPELKF